A single window of Candidatus Methanoperedens sp. DNA harbors:
- a CDS encoding nascent polypeptide-associated complex protein has protein sequence MFPGLGKGINPRKMASMMKQMGIDVNEIEGVEEVIIRTPQKDIVFRDAQVTIMDARGMKTYQVTGTPQEVVREATIPEEDIKLVMEQSKSSETDARNTLKETKGDIAAAIMKLSKTA, from the coding sequence ATGTTTCCCGGACTTGGTAAAGGTATAAACCCGCGAAAGATGGCTTCGATGATGAAGCAGATGGGAATTGATGTCAATGAAATAGAGGGAGTTGAAGAAGTGATCATCCGCACTCCTCAAAAAGACATTGTTTTCAGGGATGCCCAGGTCACGATAATGGATGCAAGGGGCATGAAAACCTATCAAGTAACTGGAACACCGCAGGAAGTCGTCCGCGAGGCCACGATACCTGAAGAAGATATCAAGCTTGTGATGGAACAGTCAAAGTCGAGTGAAACCGATGCACGCAATACACTCAAAGAAACAAAAGGAGATATTGCGGCTGCTATTATGAAATTAAGTAAAACGGCTTAA
- a CDS encoding iron-sulfur cluster assembly accessory protein, with translation MIEITDAAAAELKELLEKEKKTDHGLRVFAAGSGCSGIQYGLTLEKEAKNEDAISESNGIKIFFSKDIKEDIEDFKIDFIDNEYGKGFVIDNPNAPKCGSGCSSCG, from the coding sequence ATGATCGAGATTACAGATGCTGCTGCGGCAGAATTAAAAGAATTGCTTGAAAAAGAAAAGAAAACCGACCACGGATTACGCGTTTTCGCAGCTGGAAGCGGCTGCAGCGGGATACAATATGGTCTGACGCTTGAAAAAGAGGCTAAAAATGAGGATGCTATTTCTGAAAGTAATGGAATAAAGATATTTTTCAGTAAAGATATTAAAGAAGATATTGAGGATTTCAAAATTGATTTCATAGATAATGAATATGGCAAAGGTTTTGTTATAGACAATCCCAATGCCCCCAAATGTGGCTCAGGATGTAGCAGCTGCGGGTGA
- the ftsZ gene encoding cell division protein FtsZ, with protein sequence MTRDELLEKVRLSRPAVTVVGLGGAGCNITTWIADKKLAGGKIIGANTDAGHLSTMTRADKVILLGEKLCKGHGCGGYPEKGAEAARENLDEVKEELQGTNLLFLVAGLGGGSGTGSIPVFATVGREVGALTIACVTIPFTIEMTRREKAREAIKSLAENCDSIVVIDNSKLREVAGNLPLKDALSVANALVGAFVKNITDTITQPSLVNLDYSDLRAVMERGGISSIGIGEGDGPTRVEKAVSQALSTPLLDITDITTAYGVLIHIVGGEDMTLEEVAVAGEQIMDKVPNTKRVIWGAKVDPDLSGRVRVMAVLTGVTCPFLSGMQKPAPAVIPKEVAKPLRQAMEHMVEALPQEKISRAAVFSKER encoded by the coding sequence ATGACTAGAGACGAATTGCTTGAAAAAGTACGGTTATCACGCCCGGCAGTGACAGTTGTCGGTCTGGGTGGTGCTGGCTGTAATATCACAACATGGATAGCAGATAAAAAACTTGCAGGTGGCAAAATAATAGGAGCCAATACCGATGCAGGGCATCTTAGCACAATGACCAGGGCAGATAAGGTAATACTGCTTGGTGAAAAACTATGCAAAGGGCATGGCTGCGGCGGATATCCCGAAAAAGGCGCTGAAGCTGCAAGAGAAAACCTTGATGAAGTTAAGGAAGAACTACAGGGCACAAATCTTCTTTTCCTTGTGGCAGGCCTCGGCGGCGGGTCAGGTACAGGCTCAATACCTGTTTTTGCAACAGTCGGACGAGAAGTAGGCGCTCTTACCATTGCATGTGTGACAATTCCTTTTACCATCGAAATGACACGCCGGGAAAAAGCACGCGAAGCTATAAAATCACTGGCAGAGAATTGTGATTCCATAGTTGTGATTGACAACTCAAAACTAAGGGAAGTAGCAGGAAACCTGCCGCTCAAAGATGCACTATCGGTTGCAAATGCGCTGGTAGGAGCATTTGTTAAAAACATAACAGATACAATAACCCAGCCCAGTCTTGTGAACCTTGACTACTCTGACCTTCGCGCAGTAATGGAACGCGGGGGTATTTCTTCAATCGGTATCGGTGAAGGTGACGGGCCGACCCGTGTAGAAAAAGCAGTATCCCAGGCTTTATCAACACCATTACTTGACATTACCGACATCACCACCGCATACGGTGTCCTGATCCACATAGTAGGAGGCGAGGACATGACCCTTGAGGAAGTAGCAGTTGCAGGCGAACAAATAATGGACAAGGTCCCCAATACGAAGCGCGTTATATGGGGCGCAAAAGTTGACCCTGATCTTTCAGGAAGAGTACGGGTAATGGCAGTACTCACCGGAGTCACATGCCCGTTCCTTAGCGGTATGCAAAAACCTGCGCCAGCCGTAATTCCCAAAGAAGTTGCAAAACCACTACGCCAGGCCATGGAACACATGGTAGAAGCATTACCACAGGAAAAAATATCAAGAGCTGCGGTATTTAGTAAGGAAAGGTAA